In a single window of the Solea senegalensis isolate Sse05_10M linkage group LG1, IFAPA_SoseM_1, whole genome shotgun sequence genome:
- the LOC122781400 gene encoding amphiphysin-like — protein sequence MSSMMSSVNVLNVFFQVLQKLGKADETKDEQFEQVVVNFRRQETEGSRLQREMKSYMSAIKGMQQASINLTKSLHEVYEPDWHGKDDVMSIGKDCDALWEDFHNKLVDSTLLNLDEYLQFFPDLKTRVSKRSRKLIDYDSARHHMETLQVSGMKNDRKMIKAEEELKKAQKVFDELNVGLQDELPTLWDSRVGFYIGTFKSVTSLEAKFHREISLVCRQLYEVMTKLAEQHSDKMFTIQGAPSDSGPLRLERTPSPPEDESPLESPDVSSNHMLRPVSPGPPRPKSPTQFKKGPPVPPPPPKATPTKEVAEEQIIDLFGGEFFAAPSASQPNERPGESLLDLDFDAFQSDESVSPIPQTDVPWDMWTANSQTAQPSADAGFVADWSADFGSMSTNGDTWTAEAPVLPAEGPVDTQGGAQADWFPGGDIALSPQDSEVTTAETRSALTPSSSCSWDRDRDRDWAAKFRGHKREVVSPDGSGSEYETAEEWETRREVVVRGGCFAETQGEGAFDLDPFAETQGEGAFDSDPFAETQGEGAFDVSPFNKTLSGTKGNGFECDPFGEKSWAGGVMVTGHRRGWDSNSSARSFHTPSSGIGGPAPLSTCGAPEGNKDVNVIRIHKEPENSDMSEDEAANRRFEKLYQELEREKDEESPAPELHAAFDEKNEDAESTEAAEETSAATTQELDEPPTVTAGEQHATPPAGEAEEPALPCAKNVPEHVQSPRDEKPASIDESPASETVDSVQENMSIPSVVIEPASSNEGDDDRDADIISPTVTSDHHDNVQHMSPSDFLYKVETLHDFEAANPDELELKRGDVVLVVPTASVEDQDAGWLTGIKESEWLTVGAAAHKGLFPENFTQRLE from the exons atgtcatcaatgatgtcatcagtaaacgtGTTAAACGTTTTTTTCCAGGTTCTGCAGAAACTGGGAAAAGCAGATGAGACCAAAGATGAGCAGTTTGAGCAGGTGGTCGTTAACTTCAGGAGACAGGAG aCTGAAGGGTCTCGCCTGCAGAGGGAGATGAAGTCCTACATGTCTGCTATCAAAG GAATGCAACAGGCGTCCATCAACCTGACCAAGTCCCTGCATGAAGTCTACGAACCAGACTGGCACGGAAAAGACGACGTCATGTCCATCGGGAAG GACTGTGATGCATTGTGGGAAGACTTCCATAACAAACTTGTGGACTCGACACTGCTGAACTTGGACGAGTACCTGCAGTTTTTCCCCGACCTAAag ACTCGAGTTTCAAAGAGAAGTCGTAAACTCATCGACTACGACAGCGCTCGCCATCACATGGAAACTCTTCAGGTGTCTGGGATGAAGAATGACAGGAAGATGATTAAG gCAGAAGAAGAACTGAAAAAGGCTCAGAAAGTGTTTGATGAGCTGAACGTGGGTCTGCAGGACGAGCTGCCAACACTCTGGGACAG tcgtgttggATTCTACATCGGCACCTTTAAAAGTGTCACGAGTCTGGAGGCAAAGTTTCACAGAGAGATTTCTCTG GTGTGCAGGCAGCTGTACGAGGTCATGACTAAACTGGCAGAGCAGCACTCGGACAAAATGTTCACCATCCAAGGAGCACCGAG TGATTCAGGGCCGTTAAGACTTGAAAGAACTCCATCGCCACCAGAAGACGAGTCTCCACTGGAGAGTCCTGATGTGTCCTCCAATCACATGCTGCGTCCTGTCTCACCTGGACCACCAAGACCCAAGTCTCCCACACAG TTTAAAAAGGGACCACCGgtgccgcctcctcctccaaagGCCACCCCCACCAAGGAAGTAGCCGAGGAGCAGATCATCGATCTGTTTGGAGGAGAGTTTTTCGCAGCACCTTCAGCATCTCAG CCCAACGAAAGACCTGGAGAATCTCTTCTGGACTTGGACTTCGATGCTTTTCAGTCGGATGAAAGTGTTTCTCCAATACCTCAG ACTGACGTTCCCTGGGATATGTGGACG gcaAACTCTCAAACAGCTCAGCCT tctGCCGACGCTGGTTTTGTTGCTGACTGGTCTGCAGACTTTGGTTCAATGTCAACAAATGGAGACACTTGGACAGCTGAAGCTCCTGTTTTGCCCGCTGAAGGACCAGTGGACACACAGGGCGGGGCACAGGCAGACTGGTTTCCGGGTGGAGACATCGCTTTATCTCCTCAGGACAGTGAAGTGACCACAGCAGAAACCAGGTCAGCACTCACTCCTTCATCCTCCTGCAGctgggacagggacagggacagggactgG GCGGCAAAGTTCAGAGGACACAAGAGAGAAGTGGTCTCTCCAGATGGTTCTGGGTCTGAATATGAGACTGCTGAGGAGTGGGAGACCAGGAGGGAGGTGGTGGTCAGGGGAGGCTGT TTTgctgaaacacagggagagggTGCGTTTGATTTAG ATCCTTTTgctgaaacacagggagagggTGCGTTTGATTCAGATCCTTTTgctgaaacacagggagagggTGCATTTGATGTCAGTCCCTTTAATAAAACACTGTCTGGAACCAAAGGCAATGGATTTGAATGTGATCCATTTGGTGAGAAGTCTTGGGCAGGTGGCGTCATGGTTACAGGACACAGGAGAGGGTGGGATTCAAATTCTTCTGCTCGCAGCTTCCACACCCCCTCTTCAGGGATCGGTGGCCCCGCCCCCTTGTCCACATGTGGAGCACCAGAAGGAAATAAAGACGTAAACGTGATCAGAATTCACAAAGAACCAGAAAACTCAGACATGTCTGAAGACGAAGCTGCAAACCGGAGATTTGAAAAATTGTACCAAGAGCTAGAGCGAGAGAAAGACGAG GAATCACCTGCTCCAGAATTGCATGCTGCCTTTGATGAGAAG AATGAAGATGCTGAATCAACTGAGGCTGCAGAAGAAACATCTGCTGCCACGACACAGGAGTTAGACGAACCTCCAACGGTAACTGCTGGAGAACAACATGcaacgccccctgctggtgaggCGGAGGAACCTGCTCTTCCTTGTGCCAAGAACGTACCAGAACATGTTCAGAGTCCAAGGGATGAAAAACCTGCT tccaTAGATGAATCTCCAGCTTCTGAAACAGTAGATTCTGTGCAG GAGAACATGTCCATCCCCTCTGTGGTGATTGAACCTGCATCCAGTaatgaaggtgatgatgatcGTGACGCTGACATCATCTCTCCCACCGTCACCagtgatcaccatgacaacgtCCAACACATGAGTCCATCAGACTTTCTCTACAAG gtaGAGACACTGCACGACTTTGAAGCAGCAAATCCAGACGAGCTTGAGTTGAAGAGAGGTGACGTGGTTCTCGTGGTTCCTACAGCGTCGGTGGAGGATCAG gatGCTGGTTGGCTCACAGGCATCAAAGAAAGTGAGTGGTTAACTGTCGGAGCTGCTGCTCATAAAGGACTTTTCCCAGAAAACTTTACTCAGCGTttggagtga